The Brienomyrus brachyistius isolate T26 chromosome 9, BBRACH_0.4, whole genome shotgun sequence genome contains the following window.
gtaatttgtctaactatagaccaatcagtctaacttgtataactggtaaagttatggaggctataattaaagagaaaatggtagattacctggactccaataacattttgcgggatagccagcatggatttaggagagatagatcctgtttaacaaatctgttggagttttttgaggaagctactcaggaagttgatgataagaaggcctatgatgtcatctacttagatttccaaaaggcttttgatgttgtcccccacaagaggctcctacttaaactcaaagtgacaggtattttaggtaccgtagcgacctggattgataactggttaacagataggaaacagcgagtagttataagaggcacaatgtcacagtgggcttgcgttcatagtggggtaccgcagggttcgattttaggaccactattgttcctaatttacataaatgatatggatatggatatacagtaaactggtgaaatttgcagatgataccaaggtgggtggtgtagcagatactgaattagcggctcagcagctacagcgggatcttgatttaattagtgactgagccgatacctggcagatgaaatttaacgttgataaatgtaaggtactccatctagggagcagaaatataaagtacaggtatttcatgggtgtcactgaaataaaggtagctgatcatgagaaagaccttggtgtgtatgttgatgcttccatgtcccattctcgccagtgtggggaagcaataaaaaaggccaataggatgttggggtatatctccaggtgtgtggagtttaagttaagggaggtaatgctaagattatacaattccttggtgagacctcacctagaatattgtgtgcaggtttggtcaccatatcttaaaaaggacattgtggccttagaaaaggtgcagcgtagggccacaaaaatgattcctggtcttagaggaatgtcatacgaggaacggttacttgagctaaatctgttcagtctcaagcaaaggagactgaggggggacatgatccaggtatataagattctaacaggtttggatgctgttcaaccaaatagttacttcagcattagtttaaatacacgaactcgtggccataggtggaaattagcgggagaacacttcaagatggatttaaggaagcacttctttacacagcgtgtagtcagagtatggaatagccttcctgataatgtagtgcaagctgaatccttgggttcctttaaatcagagctagataagattttaacgactctgagctattagtttagttctccccaagcgagcttgatgggccgaatggcctcctctcgtttgtatagttcttatgttcttatgatgaGATAACCTGATGACTTTGAAACAGCAGTCTGTTAACAAGAATGCTTCATGTTGTTTTGTGCAGTGTGAATCACATCACATaaagctcttgctccaataccACTTATCTGTGCCGGGGCATtctttggaagctcagcctagttgCACTTACAGAACTATGTTCTTGTAATGTGCTGTTTGCCTCTcttgtcactttggacaaaagcatatgctatataaattaaattaggtTAAATTAAAATGTCTTATACCATGTAACTCCATAACAGCCTCAGCATTTCAGAAACTTTCATACACTGAAAATGGGTATCATAGCATAGCATGGTATTTGGTGGGTAGCATAATGTCTCTAAGTAAAAGATACAAACAGCACCAAAAACCATCTTCTGACACTGATATTGCAAAAATATCATGTAGCTGAGAAGTCAGCTTGTCTGCAGATTTCAGTACAAAGCCTGCTGCACTCAAGGCATTCTTGCATTTTCACATTTTGATTTCCAGCAGGATTCAGTCCCGCAGTCATGGAGTACCAAGCCAACGTGATGACCAGCCAGCCTCAGGTCACCATCACCAGCTACACCATgacctcccagtcttcggaatGGAGCTCGAACTTGTGTGACTGTTGTCAAGACTGTGGCATCTGTGAGTTACTACAGAATCACAGAATAAAAGAGGGAGCTTAGAAGTAGGAAGCCAttgcaagaaaaagaaaatgtaaaacaGATATTTGTTACTGACAAAAGACAGATTTTCACACTTCATTTTGTGGCTTTGAGGTTAATGCCGTTATTAAGATGCTCATTCGGATGGAATACATGCATGCTGAACACGCATATGAGGCATGAAGACATACATACGGAAAATACATGTTTGTATTCGGAATGGAGACTTGTAGGTATAACATACAAATTTGCGTTGCATTCAGGATGGAGACATGCACACAGAACATGCGCATTCGCCATGAAGGCTTGAAGACCCGCGCTCATTTATCGAGCTATTTCGGATACCGAAGCCCATAATGCTAGACCGATAGCTTCAACATCAAAATTTTTGGGTTTTGCTCTTTAAATGTAAAacactttttttaaatttaataccCCCCATAATTAATAGTCAGTAGCACTGACTGCAAATATTAAGTAAAATTATGATACCAACTGTACTTATAAAGTTGAaaacataaaaatgaataaGCAGATGAAAGAAATGTATATGACTGTGGATGGATGTATTTCATGAGAGAGCAGTAGCTGTATGGACATGGTTCTACTCTGTGTACTGAACAGGCCTTTGTGGAGCATTCATCCCCTGCGTCCTGGGCTGTAAGGTAGCAGAGGACCATGGGGAAACCTGCTGCCTGGTCTTCCTGCCTGGTGCATTAGTTGCCCTAAGAACCAGCATCCGAGACAAGTACAGAATCTCTGTAAGTATATTTCAGTGCAAATAAAATGCAAGCCAACACTCCTCCAAATGTTTTATGCcttgcattaaaaaaataatggtgTGTCTTCAAAAAAGAAAGACAAGAACAATATTACAGGAACAGGCAATGTCTTGCATTCTGTTTTAATGTGTGCCTTTCTCTACATTTCTGAGAAATGGATGAAACAATCTCATATATGTCACGAtcggatcgcgggcagagcggcgatcgtgcggaagggcgtggaaggagcaggcaggcaagcgggatacagggaaaatgggggtttaatgaggtaacggggagcaggagacatgtaacgccactaacatcaatgacagacaaagcaaactggggagaccaggacttaaatacaccagactgaatgacagcaaacggaaacagctgggtacaattcgggaaacacacgggggtaagcagggggcgtggcacacaggaggagcggacgagccgggcgtgatagaaccccccccccccccaaaggcgcgctgcaccgggcgcgcccgggaggaggcgaaggacgggacgagaccagggaaccaaaacctgaaaaacaagaaccaaaaccatcaacgagggacagggaacaagacagacaggcaaaactgacacaaaggcagaagccaagacaggacaggaaaagcggacaaacagaccagaaaaggggacacagagggaacaggcgggacaaaaggaccgggagtgaacagagggaacccagagggagaaggaggaacacgaggagcagagacgggaggaacaaaggaacgaggaacggagaaaggaggaaagacgggaggaggagcaaacaaagggaccagggcaggagagaagggagagaaggcgggggaacaaaggggagcccgtgggagccccagcgggcgacgggcggcagccggaggggccgcaggcgggcgggaggccggagccggaggggaccgagaaggggctgaggagacagggcgagggacccgcggaggggccagggagggagcaggagggagcaccggggaaggggacgagggagcaggaggggcccacggcgaaggcccggaggaggggggagccgcagcaggcggcgatgtccgggggagggccggaggtaggggccccgcaggcaaccgaggagccgccgtcggggaacccccaggcgaccgaccaggacccggagaggggagcgaggcagggcgacgaggcaccggagagggacccgcaggcgacagccgacccggagggccaggacccgcaggcgccaaccgagccccagcgcaggcgaggcagggcgagcgggaccccagccctgcatctgtttcc
Protein-coding sequences here:
- the cnfn gene encoding cornifelin homolog; protein product: MEYQANVMTSQPQVTITSYTMTSQSSEWSSNLCDCCQDCGICLCGAFIPCVLGCKVAEDHGETCCLVFLPGALVALRTSIRDKYRISGSICGDWVVMSCVPLCGLCQMAREQRMRS